The following proteins are co-located in the Bacillota bacterium genome:
- a CDS encoding HD domain-containing protein, with the protein MTRDEAYQLMLGKVQNQNLRKHILAVEAVMRRLAEHFGEDPDRWGLAGLLHDIDYESTKDDPDRHSMEGADMLAGMGVEPEIVEAVRTHNERHGIPRTTKMAKALFACDPLTGLIVAAALIRPEKKLAIVDAAFIMNRFGEKGFARGANRETIKHCSELDLLLDEFVGLGLEAMKGISGELGL; encoded by the coding sequence ATGACCAGAGATGAAGCCTATCAGTTGATGCTGGGGAAGGTCCAGAACCAGAACCTGCGCAAGCATATCCTGGCCGTCGAGGCGGTCATGCGCCGCCTGGCCGAGCATTTTGGGGAGGATCCGGACCGCTGGGGCCTGGCCGGCCTGCTCCACGACATCGACTATGAGTCGACCAAGGACGACCCGGACCGCCACAGCATGGAGGGTGCGGACATGCTGGCCGGGATGGGCGTCGAGCCGGAGATCGTCGAGGCCGTCCGGACCCACAACGAACGGCATGGGATCCCCAGGACGACGAAGATGGCCAAGGCCCTCTTCGCCTGCGACCCGTTGACCGGTCTGATCGTCGCCGCCGCCCTCATCCGGCCCGAGAAGAAGCTGGCCATCGTCGACGCGGCCTTCATCATGAATCGCTTCGGCGAGAAGGGCTTCGCCCGCGGGGCCAACCGGGAGACCATCAAACATTGCAGCGAGCTCGACCTGTTGTTGGACGAGTTCGTCGGCCTCGGGCTCGAGGCGATGAAGGGCATCTCCGGGGAGCTGGGGCTCTAG